Part of the Arachis hypogaea cultivar Tifrunner chromosome 6, arahy.Tifrunner.gnm2.J5K5, whole genome shotgun sequence genome, ttagATATCttgttgaaattagaaataaaagaaCTCTTAAAAAAGATGACAAATCTACCAAGTATACCATTATTGAATTAGAGATTAATGATgagtaattatatatttatttttataaatataaaaattttgataatctcattttttttaaattgttattttaacttattttattataaatatttttattaatattattaataagtaacaaatgtatcttaatttatGTTAAGCtagttataattttttagattCAAAGGCATCGTTTTTAAATGTcaagtatttaaattttttgaaaaaatcactttgaattgatttaaaaagggtatttaaattaatttttttttcaaaatcaatccgaaaatgattttttttaaaaatttaaatacttgatatttaaaaatggtgtctttgaatctaaaaaattataactaaCCTTAAGGTTAGTTAAGATACATTTGTtacttattaataatattaataaaaatatttataataaaataagttaaaataacaatttaaaaaatgagattatcaaaatttttatatttataaaaataaatgtatAATTACCCATCATCAATCTCTAATTCAATAATAGTTTACTTGATAGATTTGTCATTTTTTTAAGAGTTTTTTCACTCTTAATTCCAGCAAGATATCCAATAACACCAAAATATCGTGGGATACTTTACGATTTTTGAAGTCTGTGCACATCAATACGTTAGTTTAAATTAATCACATACTCATGATGTGTAGTCTTGAGGTAACTCTTATTGGGTCTAACACCAAAATATCTTATTTGGTAACATATTTCTTTTTCCAACAAATTCACGAATCGAGACACAAAAGCCCTCTTAACTGAGGCGTGTATTTTTCCTccctaaaattaataaacaaaaataaaagaatgatTAGATgggaataaacaaataaatttaaaataaaatagaaaaatatgtaGAAAACTCACGTCTTCATCGAACCAAACTATTTCAATTGACTATGGCAATggaaaattttcataatttggtagtgtccataaccgtatcactcgtatacgtacacacaaattgttGATTGTAAGATTGATGTCTGCAATTTTGTGACCAGCTATTGGAATAAGTAGagagattttggatatatgtaaagAAAAGAATTGATGTACTCTAAATTGTAGTGCTATACATATCTCataacttatacttttatagttgactcataactaaatttttttaaatttgattgacttaaatttaaatttaaattaaatttgcggacaaagtaaataaatatattaacaatttttaaaactctaaattaacGTAAATCTTTATAGTAATATTAGTATGTAACAACCGAGGTACAATTAacataaatctttttaaaattctaaatttctttaaaagaactatgtagctgcaatttaaaaaaaattaacaaaattttaaaaaataatactaaaaagaattaataaatttttaaaaaataatattaaaatttaaaaaataataacctaaataaaataatttaaaattttaaaaataataacttaagtaaaataatttaaaattttaaaaataataatttaaatataaaaactcaaataaataatttaaaatttaaaaataataacctaagtaaataataatttataatttataaatataatctaaaaatttctaataaCGACATCTAATTAAATAAACTCCCAAGACTCAATATATAAACGCCACGTTAAGATATAAATTTTTCATTTGTATATGAACTCTTCATTtatattactataaaaaaataaaaaatttttaatttttaaaaacaaaaatatcgaCAAAAAAAATTGGgatctatttgtccttttctatttattttattatgtttcaTCATAAGATTTAGGATTACACCTTTCTCTTGCCGTTGCACACACTAAAACCCTTCGCTTCTCAGTTCTCACCTCTGCCTCCCGTTCTCTCTCCCACCGTCGCCTCTGTTAGTGGCTGTTGTCTGTCTCTTCCGCTATCTCTCAGTATCTCGAGTTCTTCTCAGTTCGGCTTTGCATCTTCCTTGTTCGTCTCTGTTCGATGCCGACGGCTTGTGGTCATTCTTTGTTCTCTGACTTCCCTCTGTCATGTTCGTCTCTGTTCGTCGCTGACCGCTGTGTTCTCTCTCTCGTTCGACTCCGTTCATCGCCTCCGCCGTCTCTCTCTCTGACTCCCTGCTCTATCTCATCCACCCCACCAGTTCACAACTTCAGGTTGCCATTAATCATTATAATGCAAATCTGAACATATTTATTTGTTGTTAATGGTTATAGAGATTGTAGGCTGTGTTTATCTTGTATGGATGTGTGTTATTAGTTACTAATTAGGGATTTAGGATTCTGATATTAGAACTTGATGTTGATGATTTGATAATATGatatatttttcaggatgtctgataaTGTTGTATCTTCCTAGGTCTAGAAGGAAAAATGCATTCCGAAATGTAAGTGATCGTGTGTGGAAGCATGGGATTGATATTCAAGGCAATGATGATGTTGATAACATGTAAGAGGAACAAATGGATTTGAGTTTTAAGCTAATTGTCTGTAAAATTGTTAACTTCCCGCTAAGTGGACATGTTTGTTGATTTAGAATACTAAAAGTTTATTCTTTAGTAGAAGTTTATCTCTGTAAGACTCTCGAGTTTGACAACAACTTTGGTTCCCTGGGATATAAGGTCCGGATGTAAATGGAGTCATGTTGCAATGGCTAGGAGGAAAGCTTCTCTTGATTCTGATATAGGAAAGTCCAATGAAAATGATGCAGTGGTGGAAAAGAAGACTTCTAGATCATCTAAAACGAAGAGGGTGACAGCGAGGACGAAGAAAAAATCCACAGATGGGTCCCCTGAGGAGAACATTGATGCTTCCGCCAATGAAGGCTTAACTTCCTCTAGCGATGATTCCAAGAAGAGAACTCGAAGGACTCGAAAAAAAGGTGCCTTAGTCTTGATGCTGATGATTTATCTGTGACAtatatgctttattttaagtgttgtCTAAACCTGCTATCATTTATAGTTACATCTGTATCTGCTGATTTGGAAGAAGATACGGAAGTCAAGGAAGAGAAAAAGGTTCGAAGACGAAGGAAACCTAAGGAGAAGGTAATTATAGAGGATAAGGCTAGCGAAGGTGAAACAAGTGACCAAGAGGAGACTTCCTTTATTGAAAATGTGGATGATGAAAGTGATGATGACTTAGAATGGGTAAATTATGATGAAGAAGATATTAGCTATACTTATGGTTGGCCTCCCCTTGTTTGTTGCTTTGGAGCCACACAGTATTCATTTGTTCCTTCGGGGAGGCCAGCCAATAGGCTTATAAATCATGACATTCATGAAACAATGAAGGATGCATTGTGGAGCCCTGAAAAATTTGTTAGGGCCCCTGGTACCTCGGCTGGTAGTGTTGCCATTGCTCTTGCCAGCTTGGGTGGTAAGGTTGCTTTCATGGGAAAGCTTGGGGATGACGATTATGGTCAAGCAATGTTGTATTATATGAATGTGAATAAAGTTCAAACCCGATCAGTCCGTGTTGATAGTAGAAGGTCTACTGCTGCGTCATCGATGAAGATTGGTAAAAGGAGTAAACTGAAAATGAGTTGCGTAAAACCCTGTGCTGAAGATTGTTTGACAAAGACAGAGATAAATGTTGATGTGCTGAAAGAGGTATTAACTTGAAGCCCGTTTAAGTTTGTATTTTATAGTGGTAGGTTATAGCCTTATAGGCTGATTATTGTTGATATAACACCATTATAGAGCTTGATAATGCCTTTTTTCATTTCTTGGAaccatcatccattgttagcaaAATCAGAACTTGGAAGATTAACCAACGAACTATTTCATTATCCTATTGTCTAATGTGTTGTTCTGTATTTTACAACACTTAGTCTGTTGATATGGTGCTTTGTTGATGGACATGTTAGTTACAGTAATTTGCATTTGAATGAAAAGTAAAAATATGAAATGTTGCCGCCATTACGGGAATGATTGCTTTCCTTATTGCATTTTAAGTCCTCTGATTGATGttgatactttttgtttttcactgcttgaATAATTTAATAACATCTCCTGCAGGCAAAAATGTTCTACTTTAGCACACATTCCTTGCTTGATCGTAACATGAGATCCACTACACTACAAGCGATAAAGATTGCGAAGAAATTTGGAGCAGTTGTTTTCTATGATCTGAACCTTCCTATGCCACTATGGCAATCTAGGGAAGAAACTAAAACTTTCATTCAGAAAGTATGGAATCTAGCAGACATTATTGAGGTCACTAAGCAAGAACTAGAATTTTTATGTGGGATCACACCAACAGAAGAATTTGACACCAAAAATAACGATTGGTCCAAGTTTGTCCATTATGAACGTGAAGTGGTAGCACCACTTTGGCATGAGAAGCTTAAGATTTTGTTTGTGACTAATGGAACTTCCAAGATACATTACTACACTCAGGAGTTTGATGGTGCTATTCTTGGTATGGAGGACCCTCCGATCACCCCATTCACTTGTGATATGTCAGCATCTGGAGATGGCATTGTTGCAGGTACTTTATAGTGAATTTACATTTAATAATGTCTTTGCCTTAAAAAAAGGACCAATAAATCTCTTTTAAGTCATGTCTGACATTGTTATGAAAGAATATTTGACATGAATAGCTTTCAAGTCAATAAATTTGCAAGGAACTTGTATATATAGCCTTTGGAAGTGTTTAAAAGCATGTTTGGTTAAAAGGACCTCTCTTGCTTCTTTTGGGGGGTGTTTGCGTCTTCTGAGTTCAGTTTTTGAGGGGGGAACGGAAGCAATTAAAAGGTTTGAAAAGTAAAATAGGTTCACTGATACTCTTCAAacccttttcttcctttctcttcaAAGATGAAGTAAATCAACATCATTATATATAGAGTTGCACATACATACTTTCTAGCATGAATTTCTAACTGTTAAGAGTGGCTTTAAGATGAAAATTCATGTTTATCCCAAAACTAATGgcgtcttctctttcttttcagcTCTCATGC contains:
- the LOC112696847 gene encoding fructokinase-like 2, chloroplastic isoform X1, which produces MPTACGHSLFSDFPLSCSSLFVADRCVLSLVRLRSSPPPSLSLTPCSISSTPPVHNFRSRRKNAFRNVSDRVWKHGIDIQGNDDVDNMSGCKWSHVAMARRKASLDSDIGKSNENDAVVEKKTSRSSKTKRVTARTKKKSTDGSPEENIDASANEGLTSSSDDSKKRTRRTRKKVTSVSADLEEDTEVKEEKKVRRRRKPKEKVIIEDKASEGETSDQEETSFIENVDDESDDDLEWVNYDEEDISYTYGWPPLVCCFGATQYSFVPSGRPANRLINHDIHETMKDALWSPEKFVRAPGTSAGSVAIALASLGGKVAFMGKLGDDDYGQAMLYYMNVNKVQTRSVRVDSRRSTAASSMKIGKRSKLKMSCVKPCAEDCLTKTEINVDVLKEAKMFYFSTHSLLDRNMRSTTLQAIKIAKKFGAVVFYDLNLPMPLWQSREETKTFIQKVWNLADIIEVTKQELEFLCGITPTEEFDTKNNDWSKFVHYEREVVAPLWHEKLKILFVTNGTSKIHYYTQEFDGAILGMEDPPITPFTCDMSASGDGIVAALMRMLTVQPDFITDKEYLERSIKYAIDCGVVDQWIQGRVRGFPPREDMDDVIPDDNGIRSITETEYRTIKSDRELEPEDALEPVS
- the LOC112696847 gene encoding fructokinase-like 2, chloroplastic isoform X2; its protein translation is MLYLPRSRRKNAFRNVSDRVWKHGIDIQGNDDVDNMSGCKWSHVAMARRKASLDSDIGKSNENDAVVEKKTSRSSKTKRVTARTKKKSTDGSPEENIDASANEGLTSSSDDSKKRTRRTRKKVTSVSADLEEDTEVKEEKKVRRRRKPKEKVIIEDKASEGETSDQEETSFIENVDDESDDDLEWVNYDEEDISYTYGWPPLVCCFGATQYSFVPSGRPANRLINHDIHETMKDALWSPEKFVRAPGTSAGSVAIALASLGGKVAFMGKLGDDDYGQAMLYYMNVNKVQTRSVRVDSRRSTAASSMKIGKRSKLKMSCVKPCAEDCLTKTEINVDVLKEAKMFYFSTHSLLDRNMRSTTLQAIKIAKKFGAVVFYDLNLPMPLWQSREETKTFIQKVWNLADIIEVTKQELEFLCGITPTEEFDTKNNDWSKFVHYEREVVAPLWHEKLKILFVTNGTSKIHYYTQEFDGAILGMEDPPITPFTCDMSASGDGIVAALMRMLTVQPDFITDKEYLERSIKYAIDCGVVDQWIQGRVRGFPPREDMDDVIPDDNGIRSITETEYRTIKSDRELEPEDALEPVS